One Candidatus Bathyarchaeota archaeon genomic window carries:
- a CDS encoding ATPase yields the protein MSYIIGIDGGASKTLCLLSDLRGRLLGAGLGGPSNYITIGVEKARESIEEAVKGALGGYWGMRAEVAYLGMAGAEGSRGKSILKGIMEDLGVAERVFVDTDAAIALAGATACKPGIVVISGTGSIAYGVNRFGERRRAGGWGYLLGDEGSGFDIGRRGLASALRAQDGRGGGTVLLERLMSHFEVGDVYELIERIYGCEDRVYEVASAAPIVLEAARSGDPVSKEILERALEELEILALAVIRGLGMKDEEFPLALVGGIFEARDLMAEPLAERIRSSSPGCRVIKPRFKPAVGAVLMALREAGVEVNEIILESIETSLQDFQGVLDPELFDGIGGQEDGA from the coding sequence TTGAGTTACATAATAGGCATAGATGGAGGTGCAAGTAAGACCCTCTGCCTCCTATCAGATTTGAGGGGGAGGCTTCTGGGGGCAGGTCTGGGAGGACCATCCAACTATATAACCATAGGGGTTGAGAAGGCTAGAGAGTCTATTGAAGAGGCGGTTAAGGGAGCTCTCGGGGGGTACTGGGGGATGAGGGCAGAGGTCGCCTACCTAGGTATGGCTGGGGCTGAGGGATCGAGAGGGAAAAGCATCTTAAAGGGTATAATGGAGGACCTCGGCGTAGCGGAAAGGGTCTTCGTAGATACAGACGCCGCGATCGCATTGGCCGGAGCAACAGCCTGTAAACCGGGAATAGTGGTCATATCTGGAACAGGCTCCATAGCATATGGAGTTAATAGGTTTGGAGAGAGGAGGAGGGCAGGGGGGTGGGGCTACCTCCTAGGGGATGAGGGGAGTGGGTTCGACATAGGGAGGAGGGGGCTGGCCTCAGCCCTCAGGGCGCAGGATGGGAGGGGTGGGGGAACCGTGCTCCTTGAGAGGCTTATGTCCCATTTCGAGGTCGGCGACGTATACGAGCTCATAGAGAGGATCTATGGATGTGAAGATAGGGTCTATGAGGTGGCGTCCGCAGCCCCGATCGTCCTTGAGGCTGCTAGGAGTGGCGACCCCGTCTCCAAGGAGATTTTAGAGAGGGCTCTGGAGGAGCTTGAGATTTTAGCCCTCGCGGTGATAAGGGGGCTGGGGATGAAGGATGAGGAGTTTCCATTAGCCCTTGTGGGAGGGATCTTCGAAGCAAGGGACCTGATGGCTGAGCCTCTGGCGGAGAGGATCAGGTCCTCCTCCCCTGGATGCCGGGTTATAAAGCCTAGGTTCAAGCCTGCGGTGGGCGCAGTTCTCATGGCCTTGAGGGAGGCTGGAGTGGAGGTCAATGAGATAATACTCGAATCTATAGAGACATCCCTCCAAGACTTCCAGGGGGTTCTTGATCCTGAGCTATTCGATGGGATCGGAGGTCAAGAGGATGGGGCCTAG
- a CDS encoding ATP-dependent DNA helicase produces the protein MSGDPLTYFPYELREGQLELLSYVREEASKRNVVVDAPTGYGKTPLILAALIPLARREGRQIIWAVRTGTETDRPIEELKVIHGKSKGKIFGISFRGKRDMCLLLRDLKIRGELGHEDVSFICRTSKDCRYRLNFLRLKSSLLRGAAGAPRLYSEILKYCEEREVCPYMLQSSLIPYADVVALNYNYILDEAISWAMRRWISYKESYLVVDEAHNLQKACSNLNSDRITLGTLRHASREFNEAYPTRYEDLKEFLRLMDNYFVKTLRSIMEDEVEFNVKECIEYCAGEIETFYYMTQRLMKLGTNIRRKKIAHGKAPRSSLYRLSGFWISALRNLNTEGVVFLASREKRRNLAVEMWDMRSGETLRNVWRRFHRCIFCSGTIKPIEPFAEIIGLEEYSGRIFPSQFNERNSLSLIVEDLTTEGEELEEEMARSYISSINGFIDCLNTNLAVFSSSYRIQEALLRYGLEEAVKASGRRLFIEKQGISGRLSRKMLDEFKECAYSDEKGVLCATMTGRYAEGADFPGRELEGIFLVGVPFDKLTMRTRLYLKYYQKIYGDRKGTFYAYILPALKRASQSLGRALRSKDDRAVFILGDKRYKQFMNLLPDYIQLNFKLIKSGGDDMKREIESFLNY, from the coding sequence TTGTCGGGGGACCCTCTCACCTATTTTCCATACGAGTTGAGGGAGGGGCAGCTAGAACTCCTTTCCTATGTCAGGGAGGAGGCCAGTAAGAGGAACGTTGTCGTGGACGCCCCCACAGGCTATGGGAAGACCCCTCTAATACTCGCCGCCCTGATACCATTGGCCCGGCGGGAGGGGAGGCAGATCATATGGGCAGTCCGAACAGGAACCGAGACAGATAGGCCGATTGAGGAGTTGAAGGTAATACATGGGAAGAGTAAAGGTAAGATCTTCGGCATCTCCTTCAGGGGTAAAAGGGATATGTGCCTCCTCCTGAGGGACCTAAAGATCAGGGGAGAATTAGGGCATGAGGATGTATCATTCATCTGCAGGACCAGTAAGGATTGTAGATACCGCCTCAACTTCTTGAGGCTCAAATCATCCCTCCTCAGAGGGGCCGCTGGGGCCCCAAGGCTCTATTCAGAGATCTTGAAGTACTGTGAGGAGAGGGAGGTATGCCCCTACATGCTCCAGTCCAGCCTGATCCCATACGCGGATGTGGTTGCCCTGAACTACAACTACATCCTAGATGAGGCCATAAGCTGGGCTATGCGCCGCTGGATAAGCTACAAGGAATCCTACCTGGTCGTAGATGAGGCCCACAACCTCCAGAAGGCATGCTCGAACCTGAACTCGGATAGGATCACCCTGGGAACATTGAGGCATGCCTCAAGAGAGTTCAACGAAGCCTATCCCACCAGATATGAGGACCTGAAAGAGTTCTTACGCCTCATGGATAACTACTTCGTCAAGACCCTCAGGAGCATTATGGAAGATGAGGTAGAATTTAATGTAAAAGAGTGCATAGAATACTGCGCAGGAGAAATTGAAACCTTTTATTATATGACCCAGAGATTGATGAAGCTGGGAACAAATATAAGAAGGAAGAAGATAGCTCATGGAAAGGCCCCAAGATCAAGCCTTTACAGGCTGAGCGGTTTCTGGATCTCAGCCCTGAGAAACCTCAACACAGAGGGGGTCGTCTTCCTAGCCTCACGGGAGAAGAGGAGGAACCTCGCCGTAGAGATGTGGGATATGAGGTCGGGCGAAACCCTGAGGAATGTGTGGAGGAGGTTCCACCGCTGCATATTCTGCTCTGGAACCATAAAGCCGATAGAGCCCTTCGCCGAGATAATAGGGCTAGAGGAATACTCTGGTAGGATCTTCCCATCCCAATTCAATGAGAGGAACTCACTCTCCCTGATAGTAGAGGACCTCACAACGGAGGGGGAGGAACTCGAGGAGGAGATGGCGAGATCATACATATCCTCGATAAACGGCTTCATAGACTGCCTGAACACGAATCTTGCAGTCTTCTCCTCAAGCTACAGGATACAGGAGGCCCTCCTAAGATATGGTCTTGAGGAGGCCGTAAAGGCCAGCGGGAGGAGGCTCTTCATTGAGAAGCAGGGGATCTCAGGCAGGCTTAGCAGAAAGATGCTCGACGAGTTTAAAGAATGTGCATACAGCGATGAGAAGGGGGTGCTATGTGCTACAATGACTGGAAGATACGCGGAGGGGGCGGACTTCCCCGGGAGGGAGCTCGAGGGAATATTCTTGGTCGGCGTCCCCTTCGACAAATTGACGATGAGAACAAGGCTATACCTGAAGTACTACCAGAAAATATATGGAGATAGGAAGGGCACATTCTACGCCTACATTCTCCCAGCCTTAAAGAGGGCCTCCCAATCTCTCGGAAGAGCCCTAAGGTCGAAGGATGACAGAGCCGTCTTCATACTCGGAGATAAAAGATACAAACAATTCATGAATCTTCTACCTGATTATATACAATTAAACTTTAAATTAATAAAAAGTGGTGGAGATGATATGAAAAGGGAGATTGAAAGTTTTTTAAATTATTAG
- a CDS encoding cation-translocating P-type ATPase, protein MSEPWHAMEIEEVLDALGASRNGLTSKEASERLKMYGFNEIMRVKRRTALHMFLDEFKDIFILLLIAATIFSAAIGYYEMLHGGEFMESFADTITISAIVLLCAVTGFVQEYRAEKAIEALKRLAAPKARVIRDGLEAIIPAREVVPGDILALEEGDHVPADARLIEVVELRANEAVLTGESTPVEKTLTILDEGAHVSERRNMVFSATHIVYGRGKAVVTATGMKTEFGKIAELVQMAEEEETPLKKKLDRFAGRIARVVVAVCIVIFALEAFEVAMQMHFEAEGFIQAFMSSIALAISAVPEGLPAIVTISLALGAREFAKRNAIVRRLSSAESLGAVTVICSDKTGTITKGEMTVRRLYVDLKTIEVTGVGYEPRGEFLQGQDPPKAEDLDLLLRIGCLCNNASLRRKDQGGSWEIFGDPTEGALIVAAAKAGLEKEDLEKTYRRVGEIPFTSERKRMTTIHKTPEGEIYAYMKGAPETVLERCNRIIENGKEKRLTKKRREEILKINENFAGDALRVLSMAYRRLPQDLKGFDEETVEKDMVFVGLQGMIDPPREEAIEANRLCQKAGIKTVMITGDHKLTAIAVARDVGIFREGDLALTGAEMAAMGDEELDEIVEKVTVYARVSPEHKLRIVNALKRKGHIVAMTGDGVNDAPAVKAADVGVAMGITGTDVTREASDLILTDDNFATIVKAVEQGRAIYDNIRKYARFLLACNFDELLVIGTFAILGGIFGAELFPLPLLPAMILWINLVTDGGPAIALATDPPDVDVMERPPRNPDEGILHGMGAFIITSFILQAAGTFLVFCLEYYVWPSHPWNFPWGIDEEARRLTYMEAATTAFVQAAMFELFVVWNCRSERHSVWRMGRKALENRFFVVAVLVSSALTLGITYIPITQKLFHLTALNLRDLAYVIGVASWGLFVLPEFLMGRRVWKWS, encoded by the coding sequence ATGTCTGAGCCCTGGCATGCTATGGAGATCGAGGAGGTCCTAGATGCCCTAGGAGCCAGCCGTAATGGCCTAACTAGCAAGGAGGCCTCTGAGAGGTTAAAGATGTATGGATTCAATGAGATCATGAGAGTTAAGCGTAGAACAGCTCTTCATATGTTTCTTGATGAATTCAAGGATATATTCATACTTCTCCTGATTGCTGCTACCATCTTCTCCGCCGCTATAGGATACTATGAGATGCTTCACGGGGGGGAGTTCATGGAGTCCTTCGCAGACACCATCACCATAAGCGCCATAGTTCTCCTCTGCGCGGTGACGGGCTTTGTCCAGGAGTATAGGGCAGAGAAGGCCATAGAGGCCCTGAAGAGGCTGGCGGCCCCCAAGGCCAGGGTGATAAGGGATGGTCTGGAGGCCATAATCCCGGCCAGGGAGGTGGTTCCCGGAGATATCCTTGCTCTAGAGGAGGGAGACCATGTGCCAGCCGACGCACGCCTAATCGAGGTTGTCGAGCTCAGGGCTAACGAGGCCGTTTTAACTGGGGAATCCACACCCGTCGAGAAGACCCTAACCATCCTCGATGAGGGCGCTCATGTTTCTGAGAGGCGGAACATGGTCTTCTCCGCCACCCACATAGTCTATGGGAGAGGGAAGGCCGTAGTAACGGCGACAGGCATGAAGACCGAGTTCGGGAAGATAGCCGAGCTAGTCCAGATGGCGGAGGAGGAGGAGACGCCTCTTAAGAAGAAGTTAGACAGGTTCGCGGGCAGGATAGCCAGGGTCGTCGTAGCCGTCTGCATCGTGATCTTCGCCCTCGAGGCCTTCGAGGTGGCCATGCAGATGCACTTCGAGGCAGAGGGCTTCATACAGGCTTTCATGTCATCAATAGCCCTAGCCATCTCAGCCGTACCTGAAGGGCTCCCAGCCATAGTGACCATATCTCTCGCCCTTGGGGCCAGGGAGTTCGCGAAGAGGAATGCCATTGTTAGGAGGCTCTCATCCGCCGAGAGCCTGGGGGCAGTTACTGTGATATGCTCGGATAAGACTGGAACCATAACTAAGGGGGAGATGACCGTCCGCCGCCTATATGTGGACTTGAAGACCATAGAGGTGACAGGAGTGGGCTATGAGCCTAGGGGGGAGTTCCTCCAAGGCCAAGATCCACCTAAAGCTGAAGATCTGGATCTCCTGCTCAGGATCGGATGCCTCTGCAACAACGCCAGCCTGAGGAGAAAGGATCAGGGAGGCTCTTGGGAGATCTTCGGGGACCCGACTGAGGGGGCTCTCATCGTCGCAGCTGCGAAGGCAGGGCTTGAGAAGGAGGACCTGGAGAAGACATACCGAAGGGTGGGAGAGATACCATTCACATCGGAGAGGAAGAGGATGACGACGATCCATAAAACACCTGAGGGAGAAATATATGCTTACATGAAGGGGGCCCCCGAAACAGTATTAGAGAGATGCAATCGCATAATTGAAAACGGTAAAGAGAAAAGATTAACTAAAAAGAGGCGTGAAGAAATACTTAAAATAAATGAGAACTTCGCTGGAGATGCGTTGAGGGTCTTATCGATGGCGTATAGGAGGCTTCCTCAGGACCTCAAGGGGTTCGATGAGGAGACCGTTGAGAAGGATATGGTCTTCGTGGGGCTGCAGGGTATGATAGATCCCCCAAGGGAGGAGGCGATAGAGGCCAACAGGCTATGCCAGAAGGCTGGTATAAAGACGGTCATGATAACCGGAGACCATAAACTCACCGCGATCGCCGTTGCGAGGGATGTAGGGATATTCAGGGAGGGAGACCTAGCCCTCACAGGAGCCGAGATGGCGGCGATGGGCGATGAAGAACTCGACGAGATAGTTGAGAAGGTGACCGTTTACGCCAGGGTTTCACCAGAGCACAAGTTGAGGATAGTGAACGCCCTGAAGAGGAAGGGGCATATAGTCGCCATGACGGGGGATGGAGTCAACGACGCCCCGGCGGTGAAGGCGGCGGATGTGGGGGTTGCCATGGGGATAACTGGGACAGATGTGACGCGAGAGGCCTCGGACCTCATATTGACCGATGACAACTTCGCCACCATAGTGAAGGCCGTCGAGCAGGGGAGAGCCATATACGACAACATAAGGAAATACGCCCGATTCCTGCTGGCCTGCAACTTCGACGAGCTCCTGGTCATAGGGACCTTCGCTATACTTGGCGGAATATTTGGGGCTGAGCTTTTCCCCCTACCCCTCCTACCGGCCATGATCCTATGGATAAACCTCGTAACTGATGGGGGTCCAGCCATAGCCCTTGCGACCGACCCCCCAGATGTGGATGTGATGGAGAGGCCTCCACGCAACCCCGATGAGGGGATCCTCCACGGGATGGGGGCCTTCATAATAACATCCTTCATACTCCAAGCGGCTGGGACATTCCTGGTATTCTGCCTGGAATATTACGTCTGGCCCTCCCACCCCTGGAACTTCCCCTGGGGGATAGATGAGGAGGCTAGGAGGCTGACCTATATGGAGGCGGCGACGACGGCCTTCGTACAGGCGGCCATGTTCGAGCTGTTCGTAGTCTGGAACTGCCGCTCAGAGAGGCACAGCGTCTGGAGAATGGGAAGAAAGGCCCTTGAGAACAGATTCTTCGTAGTAGCAGTGCTGGTCTCATCAGCCCTAACCCTTGGGATAACCTATATACCGATAACCCAGAAGCTATTCCACCTCACAGCCCTCAACCTGAGAGACCTTGCCTATGTGATAGGCGTGGCAAGCTGGGGGCTCTTCGTACTTCCAGAGTTCCTGATGGGAAGGAGGGTCTGGAAATGGTCTTAG
- a CDS encoding carboxypeptidase regulatory-like domain-containing protein — MKMNLIKILTFSAVLTLALSVMVHAATLSPIRGASVIASGDNGYGLSETDLDGIFRITEGIGEGTYVVTVRAKGYISKELENIEVKALKETDVGDIILEPSAVIKGVVQTPDGIPAPSVPIALKDSSGNVVTWTAASSDGSFTFDTDVRNGTYSVEAYAFSFEGVDYQTVSIGFTQITIPIPRGGASYLEGYASGSVQGIKALQGERVEGVVVRLRLSGIISGKVTDLKDNPIPGVFVYAYQPESRGLSGFFSITGRDGRYRIANNLATGDYNVTLLFPKGYVWSFMNAKRVHVEAGKETSNVDFKLERSGIISGLVLYSDNTPAANASIVAGSMDGEYFGFTASNVDGSFKIDSGLGTATYQVMAFAQTAFSMPITVQVKAGEETKDVKLIIRATGVGMAIIEGRAVDEKENPLEGVRITALGRSEQTGKDGSYRLMVPLPEGVTTTNTTVEAYKAGYKPAFRNVKVSVGETVKDVNFKLETLRLGVIKGRVLASVPAPPIKKTASLSLALSSQTVNVGDQVTISGNINPSLPGEVSILVASDTIFEEVAKVSMKDGGYTYSYKPSKAGSYRIKASWPGNAEYSPAESTVLTLSVEKLSSKVSVSASKTSAGVGETVKVSGSISPFKTSTDVVIVVLSPTDTKEYRVSSTDGKFEYSLKLESKGTWRVKARLPEGPTYAAAESSEIQINAEEVKAEERRCIIATVTFGSEVAPEVSLLRTFRDGLILSTEAGRSFYVAFDAFYYSWSTPVANHIEGNPLLKPIVKALIYPLLGILRLTSIATSQLFGLNSELASVLAGFIASSLIGVIYLSPILLAISAIAEKRGRLLKPSTKILEIFWLSSAISLTIIGLGLTLNSRQLLIISTSSYVLSILASTSASILYLYMAVRHKI; from the coding sequence TTGAAAATGAATCTGATCAAGATATTAACATTTTCGGCGGTTCTCACGCTGGCCCTCTCGGTGATGGTGCACGCTGCGACTTTGAGCCCTATAAGGGGGGCCTCGGTCATAGCCTCCGGAGATAATGGATATGGCTTATCCGAGACCGACCTAGACGGCATCTTCAGGATAACAGAGGGCATCGGTGAAGGGACATACGTGGTGACAGTTAGGGCAAAGGGATACATCTCAAAGGAATTAGAGAATATAGAGGTTAAAGCCCTTAAGGAGACGGACGTCGGTGATATCATCCTGGAACCATCAGCGGTAATAAAGGGGGTGGTTCAGACCCCTGACGGCATACCGGCGCCCTCAGTACCCATCGCCTTGAAGGACTCATCTGGAAATGTGGTCACATGGACAGCAGCTTCTAGCGACGGATCCTTCACATTTGACACCGATGTGAGAAACGGGACATACAGCGTAGAGGCCTACGCCTTCTCCTTCGAGGGGGTGGATTATCAGACGGTTAGCATAGGATTCACCCAGATCACCATCCCAATCCCCCGAGGGGGAGCCTCATACCTAGAGGGATACGCATCCGGATCGGTCCAGGGCATCAAAGCCCTCCAGGGTGAGAGGGTTGAAGGCGTGGTGGTCAGGCTCAGACTCTCAGGCATAATCTCTGGAAAGGTCACGGACCTCAAAGACAACCCAATACCCGGCGTGTTCGTATACGCCTACCAGCCCGAGAGCAGAGGCCTATCAGGCTTCTTCTCAATAACAGGGAGAGATGGAAGATACAGGATAGCTAACAACCTAGCGACAGGGGACTACAACGTGACCTTACTGTTTCCTAAGGGCTATGTCTGGAGCTTCATGAACGCTAAGAGGGTCCATGTTGAGGCTGGAAAGGAGACATCTAACGTCGACTTCAAGCTCGAGAGGTCAGGGATAATCTCAGGCCTGGTCCTATACAGCGACAATACCCCAGCGGCTAATGCATCCATCGTGGCAGGCTCGATGGATGGGGAATACTTCGGCTTCACGGCCTCGAATGTCGACGGCTCCTTCAAGATAGACTCGGGCCTGGGAACAGCAACGTATCAGGTTATGGCTTTCGCCCAAACCGCCTTCAGCATGCCGATAACGGTTCAGGTGAAGGCCGGGGAAGAGACGAAGGATGTCAAGCTGATCATCAGGGCGACCGGAGTGGGGATGGCTATCATAGAGGGTAGAGCCGTAGACGAGAAGGAGAACCCCCTTGAAGGGGTTAGGATCACAGCCTTAGGCAGGTCGGAGCAAACGGGGAAGGATGGGAGCTACAGGCTTATGGTGCCACTCCCAGAGGGTGTGACTACCACTAATACCACCGTTGAAGCCTATAAAGCAGGGTATAAACCCGCCTTCAGGAATGTGAAGGTATCCGTAGGGGAGACGGTTAAAGATGTGAACTTCAAGCTGGAAACCTTAAGGCTCGGGGTCATAAAGGGTAGGGTCCTAGCCTCGGTGCCAGCTCCACCCATAAAGAAGACGGCATCTCTATCCCTAGCCCTCTCCTCCCAGACCGTTAATGTGGGAGACCAGGTCACCATCTCAGGAAACATAAATCCCAGCCTCCCTGGTGAGGTCTCGATACTTGTAGCCTCGGACACCATCTTCGAGGAGGTTGCCAAGGTGAGCATGAAGGATGGAGGATACACATACAGCTACAAACCCTCGAAGGCTGGGAGCTACAGGATAAAGGCATCTTGGCCAGGGAACGCGGAGTATAGCCCAGCGGAATCAACGGTTTTGACGTTGAGTGTTGAGAAATTATCTTCAAAGGTATCGGTATCCGCCTCGAAGACCAGCGCGGGTGTGGGTGAAACTGTTAAGGTATCTGGCTCGATATCCCCCTTCAAGACCTCCACCGATGTCGTTATAGTTGTCTTAAGCCCCACGGATACAAAGGAGTACAGGGTCTCCTCCACAGACGGTAAGTTCGAGTACAGCTTGAAGCTCGAGTCTAAGGGGACTTGGAGGGTTAAAGCTAGGCTTCCTGAGGGCCCCACCTACGCCGCAGCGGAGTCTAGCGAGATCCAGATAAATGCAGAGGAGGTGAAGGCTGAGGAGAGGAGGTGCATAATAGCCACCGTCACCTTTGGCTCGGAGGTAGCCCCTGAAGTTAGCCTCCTCAGAACATTCAGGGACGGCCTCATACTCTCCACAGAAGCCGGTAGAAGCTTCTATGTAGCCTTCGACGCCTTCTACTACTCCTGGAGCACTCCGGTGGCCAACCATATAGAGGGAAACCCATTGCTGAAGCCCATCGTTAAAGCTCTGATATATCCACTTCTCGGGATCCTAAGGCTCACATCGATAGCTACCTCACAGTTATTCGGGTTGAACTCTGAGTTAGCATCGGTACTCGCTGGCTTTATAGCATCATCGCTTATAGGGGTCATCTACCTCTCGCCAATCCTTTTAGCCATCTCAGCTATCGCCGAGAAAAGAGGTAGACTGCTTAAACCATCGACGAAGATCTTGGAGATCTTTTGGCTCTCCTCAGCTATATCCCTTACCATTATAGGTTTAGGATTGACCCTAAATAGCAGGCAACTGCTGATAATCTCAACATCTTCCTATGTACTTTCGATCTTAGCCTCTACATCAGCCTCGATCCTATATCTGTATATGGCAGTGAGACACAAAATTTAA
- a CDS encoding threonine synthase, translated as MNSSLKLVCRVCGEEHRIEEMAYRCSRCDYPLEVVYDYQRIRRKMGDGFRGLGMWRYGIILPISNPENIVTLQEGGTPLIRAERLGRELGLEELYIKDETRNPTWSFKDRGSSVGVSMALEIGAGAVGCASSGNMAASLAAYAARGGIRCVILVPKGTPLGKVAQTLICGAAVASVDAPYPEICGEALRAGRGLGLYMVHNDAPMRVEGQKTISFEVAEQLGWEVPDWVLVPTSSAGNFSSIWKGWLELMELGMIERLPKMGLLQAEGNSPIVRSFMKGLDQVEPNPEPRTIASAISNPDPPSGRRALRILKESGGTAEIASDEEILKAQKILAEREGVFAEPAAALPVACAKKLVEEGTIEPDERVVLIITGAGIKDIDPALPRLRRPYELKSLRDVRPFLEGSLS; from the coding sequence ATGAACTCGTCCCTTAAACTGGTCTGTAGAGTATGCGGCGAGGAGCATCGAATTGAGGAGATGGCATACAGGTGCAGCCGCTGCGACTACCCCCTCGAAGTGGTCTACGATTACCAGAGGATCCGAAGGAAGATGGGGGATGGCTTCAGGGGCTTAGGGATGTGGAGGTATGGGATAATCCTCCCAATCTCAAACCCGGAAAACATAGTCACCCTACAGGAGGGGGGAACCCCCCTGATAAGGGCTGAGAGGCTGGGGAGGGAACTGGGCCTGGAGGAGCTCTACATAAAGGATGAGACGAGGAACCCCACATGGTCATTCAAGGATAGGGGCTCGAGCGTAGGCGTCTCCATGGCCCTGGAGATTGGGGCAGGAGCTGTTGGCTGCGCCTCCTCGGGCAACATGGCAGCCTCCCTAGCAGCCTATGCCGCCAGGGGAGGGATCAGATGCGTCATCCTTGTCCCCAAGGGCACCCCCTTGGGGAAGGTGGCCCAGACCCTGATCTGCGGTGCAGCTGTCGCCTCCGTCGACGCCCCCTATCCAGAGATCTGCGGGGAGGCCTTAAGGGCTGGGAGGGGGCTGGGGCTATATATGGTTCATAACGACGCCCCTATGAGGGTTGAGGGCCAGAAGACCATCTCCTTTGAGGTGGCGGAGCAGCTTGGGTGGGAGGTGCCCGACTGGGTTCTTGTGCCGACGAGCTCGGCTGGGAACTTCAGTTCGATATGGAAGGGGTGGCTGGAGCTTATGGAATTGGGCATGATTGAGAGGCTGCCTAAGATGGGATTACTTCAAGCGGAGGGGAACTCCCCGATAGTTAGGAGCTTTATGAAGGGTCTAGATCAGGTGGAGCCCAACCCAGAGCCCAGAACCATAGCCTCAGCAATATCCAACCCAGACCCCCCGAGTGGGAGGAGGGCTTTGAGGATCCTTAAAGAGTCTGGTGGCACCGCTGAGATAGCCTCGGACGAGGAGATCCTGAAGGCCCAGAAGATCCTGGCCGAGAGGGAGGGGGTCTTCGCAGAACCCGCGGCAGCCCTCCCAGTCGCCTGTGCAAAGAAGCTCGTTGAGGAAGGAACCATAGAGCCGGATGAGAGGGTGGTCCTCATAATAACAGGCGCAGGTATCAAGGACATAGACCCAGCCCTCCCAAGATTGAGGAGGCCCTATGAGCTTAAATCTCTCAGGGATGTCAGGCCTTTCCTAGAGGGATCGTTGAGTTAG
- a CDS encoding ATP-binding cassette domain-containing protein, producing MEPMVEVKGLKKYYPVEKSWIDKLLSRERRWVRAVDSIDLEIGRGETFSLVGESGSGKTTTGLVLMQLIEPTEGKVLFDGKDIFSLREEERRRLRRDMQMVFQNPYASLNPRMTVEEIVGEPLTIHLGLKGEDRRRRVIELLDTVGLNPGRYFVDRYPHEFSGGQRQRIAIARAIALKPKFIVADEPVSSLDVSIQATILNLLQELKREFKLTYLLIAHNLAVVRYMSDKLAIMYLGKIMEKGVSEDVFQDPQHPYTKALISAFPDINPDVKRDRVLLRGEIPSPIDPPPGCRFHTRCPFRLDICEREEPALVEVEEGHLVACHIVK from the coding sequence ATGGAGCCTATGGTTGAGGTCAAGGGGCTGAAGAAGTACTACCCCGTTGAGAAGAGCTGGATAGATAAGCTCCTCTCCAGGGAGAGGAGGTGGGTTAGGGCCGTGGATTCCATAGACCTTGAGATAGGAAGGGGTGAGACCTTCAGCCTAGTTGGGGAGAGCGGTAGTGGAAAGACGACGACAGGCCTGGTCCTAATGCAGCTCATCGAGCCCACAGAGGGCAAGGTACTCTTCGATGGAAAGGACATCTTCTCCTTGAGGGAGGAGGAGAGGAGGAGGCTTAGGAGGGATATGCAGATGGTCTTCCAGAACCCCTACGCCTCCCTCAACCCAAGGATGACCGTTGAGGAGATCGTCGGCGAGCCACTGACCATCCATTTGGGATTGAAGGGGGAGGATAGGAGAAGGAGGGTCATAGAACTTCTAGACACGGTCGGCCTTAACCCTGGGAGATACTTCGTTGATAGGTATCCCCACGAGTTCAGCGGGGGGCAGAGGCAGAGGATTGCCATAGCTAGGGCGATCGCCCTGAAGCCCAAGTTCATCGTGGCCGACGAGCCCGTCTCATCCCTAGATGTCTCTATCCAGGCAACCATCCTAAACCTACTCCAAGAGCTGAAGAGGGAGTTCAAGCTGACATACCTCCTCATAGCCCATAACCTGGCCGTCGTAAGGTACATGAGTGATAAGCTGGCGATCATGTACCTCGGGAAGATAATGGAGAAGGGGGTCTCTGAGGATGTGTTCCAGGATCCCCAGCACCCCTACACGAAGGCCCTAATCTCGGCCTTCCCTGACATCAACCCAGATGTTAAGAGGGATAGGGTCCTCCTGAGGGGGGAGATACCCAGCCCCATAGACCCTCCACCGGGATGCAGGTTTCACACGAGATGCCCATTCCGCCTAGATATATGTGAGAGGGAGGAGCCTGCGCTGGTAGAGGTGGAGGAGGGGCACTTGGTCGCCTGTCACATTGTCAAGTAA